A genome region from Mycobacterium florentinum includes the following:
- the rfbA gene encoding glucose-1-phosphate thymidylyltransferase RfbA: MRGIILAGGSGTRLHPITMGISKQLLPVYDKPMIYYPLSTLMMAGIRDILIITTPHDADGFRRLLGDGSQFGIDLSYVQQEKPDGLAQAFVLGAKHIGNDCAALVLGDNIFYGPRLGTSLSRFQSVSGGAIFAYWVANPSAYGVVEFSADGMALSLEEKPQTPKSNYAVPGLYFYDNDVIEIAKGLQPSARGEYEITDVNRIYLNRGQLAVEVMARGTAWLDTGTFDSLLDASDFVRTLERRQGLKVGVPEEIAWRQGWVSDDELAKRAHKTVKSGYGGYLLELLERG, translated from the coding sequence ATGCGCGGAATCATCTTGGCCGGCGGTTCGGGCACCCGCCTGCACCCGATCACGATGGGCATCAGCAAGCAGCTGCTGCCCGTCTACGACAAGCCGATGATTTACTACCCGCTGTCCACGTTGATGATGGCCGGAATCCGCGACATTCTGATCATCACCACGCCCCACGACGCGGACGGCTTTCGACGGCTACTGGGTGACGGCTCGCAGTTCGGCATCGACCTCAGTTACGTCCAGCAGGAGAAGCCCGACGGCCTGGCACAGGCCTTCGTCCTCGGCGCAAAGCACATCGGCAATGACTGCGCGGCATTGGTGCTGGGGGACAACATCTTCTACGGCCCACGGCTGGGTACCAGCCTGAGTCGCTTCCAATCCGTCAGCGGCGGAGCGATTTTCGCCTACTGGGTGGCCAACCCGTCGGCCTATGGTGTCGTCGAATTCAGCGCCGACGGCATGGCGTTGTCGCTGGAGGAGAAGCCGCAGACGCCCAAGTCGAATTACGCCGTGCCGGGTTTGTACTTCTACGACAACGACGTGATCGAAATCGCCAAGGGATTGCAACCATCGGCGCGCGGCGAGTACGAGATCACCGACGTCAACCGGATTTATCTGAACCGCGGCCAGCTGGCGGTCGAGGTGATGGCCCGCGGCACGGCGTGGCTGGACACCGGGACATTCGATTCATTGTTGGACGCAAGCGATTTCGTTCGTACGCTGGAACGCCGACAGGGACTGAAGGTCGGCGTGCCCGAGGAAATCGCCTGGCGGCAGGGCTGGGTCAGCGACGACGAGCTTGCGAAACGGGCCCATAAGACCGTCAAGTCCGGGTATGGCGGCTACCTGCTGGAGCT
- a CDS encoding nuclear transport factor 2 family protein, producing MTTSEIATVLAWHDALNAADIDTLAALSSDDIEIGDAHGAAQGHEALRTWASSGRATTELGEMYVHDGVVVAELTGDTPDAATNTALAFRVVHDHVTSVFRHQDLASALAATELTRADLVT from the coding sequence ATGACCACATCGGAGATTGCCACCGTGCTGGCGTGGCACGACGCTCTCAATGCCGCGGACATCGACACCCTGGCGGCCTTGTCCAGCGACGACATCGAGATCGGTGATGCGCACGGAGCCGCACAGGGCCACGAGGCGCTGCGCACCTGGGCCTCCTCCGGCCGGGCGACCACCGAACTCGGCGAGATGTACGTGCACGACGGTGTCGTGGTCGCCGAACTAACGGGCGACACCCCCGATGCGGCCACCAACACCGCGTTGGCGTTCCGGGTCGTCCACGACCACGTCACTTCGGTGTTCCGTCACCAGGACTTGGCGTCGGCGCTGGCAGCCACCGAACTCACCCGGGCCGACCTCGTTACCTAG
- a CDS encoding maleylpyruvate isomerase family mycothiol-dependent enzyme, which translates to MDYAAAFLDENRAFSELFHEVDDSHPVPTCPGWSLKQLFRHVGRGDRWAAQIVRDRLGEPLDVRSVEAGKPPPDPADAISWLHGGAQRLLDAVEQSGVETPVWTFLGERPANWWIRRRLHETSVHRADAAIALGREFTLEPAVAADGITEFLERIAIQAGSTGEPLPLADDQTLHLHATDPGLGEAGEWTVGVSGTAISWSHEHGKGSAALRGAATELLLAMARRTPLADTGIELFGNEAVWQNWLERTPL; encoded by the coding sequence GTGGACTACGCGGCAGCCTTTCTCGACGAAAACCGCGCTTTTTCGGAGCTTTTCCACGAAGTCGACGACTCACACCCGGTGCCGACCTGCCCGGGCTGGAGCCTCAAGCAGCTGTTCCGACATGTGGGCCGCGGCGATCGCTGGGCGGCGCAAATCGTGCGGGACCGGCTCGGCGAACCGCTCGACGTCCGCAGCGTCGAAGCTGGCAAGCCGCCACCGGACCCGGCCGACGCGATCTCCTGGCTGCACGGCGGAGCCCAACGTCTGCTCGACGCCGTCGAACAGTCCGGCGTGGAGACGCCGGTGTGGACCTTTCTCGGTGAGCGCCCGGCGAACTGGTGGATCCGGCGCCGGCTGCACGAAACCTCGGTGCATCGCGCCGACGCTGCCATCGCGCTGGGGCGTGAATTCACCCTCGAGCCCGCTGTCGCGGCCGACGGCATCACCGAGTTCCTGGAGCGGATCGCAATCCAGGCCGGCAGCACCGGCGAGCCGCTGCCGCTCGCGGACGACCAGACCCTGCACCTGCACGCGACCGACCCCGGGCTCGGCGAAGCGGGCGAATGGACGGTTGGCGTCTCGGGCACCGCCATCTCCTGGTCACACGAGCACGGCAAGGGTAGTGCGGCGTTGCGGGGCGCGGCCACCGAACTGTTGCTGGCGATGGCGCGTCGAACTCCGCTCGCAGACACCGGTATCGAGTTGTTCGGCAACGAGGCCGTGTGGCAAAACTGGCTGGAGCGCACGCCTCTCTAG
- a CDS encoding UDP-glucose dehydrogenase family protein, with product MRCTVFGTGYLGATHAVGMAVLGHEVVGVDIDPGKVAKLAAGDIPFYEPGLRELLTDNLAAGRLRFTTDYDLAADFADVHFLGVGTPQKKGEYGADLSHVHAVIDNLVPRLTRPAVLVGKSTVPVGTAAELGERTAALAPAGVDVEIAWNPEFLREGHAVHDTLEPDRIVLGIQQDSVRSEIVIRELYAPILDAGVPFLVTDLQTAELVKVSANAFLATKISFINAVSEVCEAAGADVTLLADALGYDSRIGRKFLNAGLGFGGGCLPKDIRAFMARAGELGANQALTFLREVDSINMRRRTKMVELATAACGGSLLGANIAVLGAAFKPESDDVRDSPALNVAGQLQLNGAAVNVYDPKALENARRLFPTLNYAVSVTEACEGADAVLVLTEWQEFTDLDPDDLADRVRARVVVDGRNCLDAERWTRAGWRVFRLGARRP from the coding sequence ATGCGATGCACCGTCTTTGGCACTGGATACCTGGGTGCTACGCACGCAGTCGGGATGGCGGTACTGGGACACGAGGTCGTCGGAGTCGACATCGACCCAGGTAAAGTCGCCAAGCTGGCCGCAGGTGATATCCCCTTCTACGAGCCCGGCCTGCGAGAGTTGTTGACCGACAACCTGGCTGCCGGCAGATTGCGGTTCACCACCGACTACGATTTGGCGGCCGATTTCGCCGACGTGCACTTCCTGGGCGTCGGCACGCCGCAAAAGAAGGGCGAATACGGCGCCGACCTGAGCCATGTCCACGCCGTCATCGACAACCTCGTACCCCGGCTGACCCGCCCGGCCGTGCTGGTCGGCAAATCGACTGTGCCAGTGGGCACTGCGGCCGAGCTCGGGGAGCGCACCGCCGCGCTGGCGCCCGCGGGGGTTGACGTCGAAATCGCCTGGAACCCGGAGTTCTTGCGCGAGGGACACGCGGTGCACGACACCTTGGAGCCGGACCGTATTGTGCTTGGCATCCAACAGGATTCGGTACGCTCGGAGATCGTCATCCGCGAGTTGTACGCGCCAATCCTCGACGCGGGTGTGCCATTCCTCGTAACCGATTTGCAGACAGCGGAATTGGTCAAAGTTTCGGCCAATGCCTTTCTTGCGACGAAGATTTCGTTTATCAACGCCGTCTCCGAGGTGTGCGAAGCGGCGGGCGCCGACGTCACGCTGCTGGCCGACGCGCTCGGATATGACTCCCGCATCGGGCGCAAATTCCTCAACGCGGGCTTGGGTTTTGGCGGTGGCTGCCTGCCCAAGGACATCCGGGCGTTCATGGCCCGCGCCGGCGAGCTGGGCGCCAATCAAGCGCTGACGTTCCTGCGCGAGGTCGACAGCATCAACATGCGTCGGCGCACCAAGATGGTCGAGCTGGCCACCGCCGCGTGCGGCGGTTCGCTGCTGGGCGCCAACATCGCCGTGCTCGGTGCGGCTTTCAAGCCCGAGTCCGACGATGTCCGGGATTCGCCCGCGCTCAACGTCGCCGGTCAGTTGCAGCTCAACGGGGCCGCGGTCAACGTCTACGACCCGAAAGCCCTGGAAAACGCGCGCCGCCTGTTCCCGACGCTGAACTACGCGGTGTCGGTGACCGAGGCCTGTGAGGGCGCGGACGCGGTCCTGGTGCTGACGGAATGGCAGGAGTTCACCGACCTCGACCCGGACGACCTCGCCGACCGGGTGCGGGCCCGCGTCGTCGTCGACGGCCGCAACTGCCTGGATGCCGAGCGCTGGACGCGGGCGGGTTGGCGGGTGTTCCGGCTCGGAGCGCGACGTCCCTGA
- a CDS encoding DUF7159 family protein — protein MDTVLGVSMAPSVVRMVLVEGENGDGVTVDEDNFDVASDDDAATTSAADQVVSAILGTQEGAAQGGYQLTSTGVTWTDPIEAAALRDALAAHKVENVMLVSAFLAAAALAQAVGNETNYAQTALLFIEPDTATLALVDTADGSIADVHRQPLAEDDETAVAQLASMVSEAETLNTCPGAVFVVGSGVDVPLIKPALEAATTLPLAMPEEPDTALARGAALASAHAPLFASSTAAQAYAQDPGTGAIAPFAIAPGYFDNPDSGDDALAYSAMPDDYADAYTGQHTAATSLADYHERRSFGLVGSVVASIFIVGVAALVVSLAIAIRPTAGVKPVPSHNIVAPATPAPAAPAPAPAAPAPAPVAAPIPAPAPVPQAPAPVQIPDAPAPVPVQVPDAPAPIPDAPAPVPVPAAPAPAPMAPIPVPIPLPIPPIIGVPGGPLGPGGGFPNRGHGGDEFPGNQGPGGGRGEFPGGGGFPGGGHGGGGFPGFPGGGHGGGGFPGGGGHGGFGGGHGGFGRH, from the coding sequence TTGGACACCGTACTTGGGGTGTCGATGGCGCCGTCGGTAGTCCGGATGGTTCTGGTCGAAGGCGAGAATGGCGATGGCGTCACCGTCGACGAAGACAACTTCGACGTTGCGTCCGACGACGACGCGGCAACGACCAGCGCTGCCGATCAAGTCGTCTCGGCGATCCTGGGAACCCAGGAGGGTGCGGCTCAGGGCGGTTACCAGCTGACTTCGACCGGGGTCACCTGGACCGATCCCATCGAGGCAGCGGCCCTGCGCGACGCACTGGCCGCCCACAAGGTCGAGAATGTGATGTTGGTCTCGGCCTTCCTGGCCGCGGCCGCGCTGGCGCAGGCGGTCGGCAACGAAACCAACTACGCGCAGACCGCGCTGCTGTTCATCGAGCCCGACACCGCGACCTTGGCGCTCGTCGATACGGCCGACGGGTCGATCGCCGATGTGCATCGCCAGCCGTTGGCCGAGGACGATGAGACCGCGGTGGCCCAGCTGGCCTCGATGGTCTCCGAGGCCGAGACGCTGAACACGTGCCCTGGCGCCGTGTTCGTCGTGGGCTCCGGCGTCGATGTTCCGCTGATCAAGCCGGCGCTGGAGGCCGCAACGACACTCCCGCTGGCCATGCCCGAGGAGCCGGACACCGCGCTCGCTCGCGGCGCTGCGCTGGCCTCGGCGCACGCGCCGCTGTTCGCTTCGTCTACCGCCGCACAGGCTTATGCGCAGGACCCGGGCACCGGTGCCATCGCCCCGTTCGCGATTGCCCCCGGATATTTCGACAACCCGGACTCCGGCGACGATGCGCTGGCATACAGCGCTATGCCCGACGACTATGCCGATGCCTACACCGGCCAGCACACCGCTGCCACCTCGCTCGCCGACTATCACGAACGCCGATCATTTGGACTGGTAGGCAGCGTGGTGGCGTCGATCTTCATCGTCGGCGTCGCGGCGCTGGTCGTTTCGCTGGCGATCGCGATTCGGCCGACTGCCGGCGTGAAGCCCGTTCCCAGCCACAACATCGTCGCCCCGGCCACACCGGCGCCCGCGGCTCCGGCTCCCGCGCCCGCGGCACCGGCTCCCGCGCCTGTGGCGGCCCCGATCCCCGCTCCGGCGCCCGTTCCTCAAGCACCCGCTCCGGTCCAAATACCCGACGCCCCGGCGCCGGTCCCGGTCCAGGTGCCGGATGCGCCCGCACCAATACCGGATGCGCCCGCGCCGGTCCCGGTCCCAGCGGCCCCGGCTCCCGCACCCATGGCGCCCATTCCCGTCCCGATCCCGCTGCCGATACCGCCGATTATCGGCGTGCCCGGCGGGCCGTTGGGTCCCGGCGGCGGATTCCCCAACCGAGGCCACGGCGGCGATGAGTTCCCAGGTAACCAAGGTCCCGGCGGCGGACGCGGCGAGTTCCCCGGTGGTGGCGGCTTCCCCGGTGGCGGCCACGGCGGCGGCGGGTTCCCCGGGTTCCCGGGCGGCGGCCACGGCGGCGGTGGCTTCCCGGGTGGCGGCGGTCACGGTGGTTTCGGCGGCGGCCACGGCGGATTTGGTCGCCACTAG
- a CDS encoding DUF7159 family protein, which translates to MVFLLRPSTARLAPPLEGLVLDIVLGVSVAPDSVQMVLVEGENADGALVEEDEFHFAATDLTEPTGVPDRVISAILGTREGAADAGLELSSIGVTWTDQLHAAVLRDALASYKLENVMLVSAFLAAAALGQSVGGAMGYETTAVLFVEPDTATLAVVETSDGSISEFFREQLDPESDEEATAQLTGLIGGLEEMDMPPGGVFVVGSGVNIAAIKPALESATALNVNTPEEPETALARGAALASANAPLFASSTAALAYAQDPGTGAVQPADRPEYLGVSYLSDATLGRDELAYSLVSDEDADAPTVVIDPADFAGPDEIEPRRRPVLLVGSGMAVVAISAVVALEIALAIGIRTTNVAVQPSPNQNLIVPSQPVPAPPPVQASAPKPKFSLPAPAAAPMPLHPALAAPLPAAPAPAAPPPLPVAPPIAPVVPVPAVVPIPAPQIRVPAPEWLMTPPVIQAPPRVLPPPVVVQQPPPVHFPEPPDSVPQSPPHQTPPQTGPTKPNGPGGHPGSGPGGPGDGIPGSGPGGPGSGHVPPPGSGSGGANGGGPGGHPGSGPGGGGHGSGGPFGGGPNGGGPGHGGSAPIGGGPVGGGPIGGGGHGGGPIGGGPIGGGPIGGGGHGAGGPFGGGPSGGPIGGGPIGGGPIGGGSHGGGGPFGGGGRAPSGPIGGGPIGGGGHSGGGLGGGGFGGGGGLGGGGFGGGHSGGAGGFGGGGGGHSGGGGGHH; encoded by the coding sequence ATGGTTTTTCTCCTCCGCCCGAGCACGGCTCGGCTAGCACCACCTTTGGAGGGGTTGGTTTTGGATATTGTGCTCGGGGTCTCGGTCGCACCGGACTCGGTCCAGATGGTCCTGGTTGAAGGCGAGAACGCTGACGGTGCTTTGGTCGAAGAGGACGAATTCCACTTCGCCGCAACCGATCTCACCGAACCCACCGGTGTCCCCGATCGGGTGATCTCGGCGATCCTGGGTACCCGCGAGGGTGCGGCCGATGCCGGGCTTGAGCTGTCCTCGATCGGGGTGACGTGGACCGACCAGCTGCATGCGGCCGTGCTCCGTGACGCGCTGGCCTCCTACAAGCTCGAGAACGTGATGCTGGTCTCGGCGTTCCTGGCTGCCGCGGCGCTGGGTCAATCCGTCGGCGGGGCAATGGGTTACGAGACCACCGCAGTGCTCTTCGTCGAGCCGGACACCGCGACGCTGGCCGTCGTCGAGACCTCCGACGGGTCCATCAGCGAGTTCTTCAGAGAACAGCTCGACCCCGAGTCCGACGAGGAAGCCACCGCCCAACTCACCGGCCTGATCGGTGGGCTCGAGGAGATGGACATGCCGCCGGGTGGGGTGTTCGTGGTCGGCTCGGGCGTCAACATCGCGGCGATCAAGCCGGCGCTGGAGTCGGCAACCGCGCTGAACGTCAACACGCCGGAAGAGCCCGAGACCGCGCTGGCCCGCGGGGCCGCGCTGGCGTCGGCGAACGCGCCGCTGTTCGCGTCGTCGACTGCCGCGCTGGCGTACGCGCAAGACCCGGGAACCGGTGCCGTCCAGCCGGCCGACAGGCCCGAATACCTTGGCGTGTCCTACCTTTCCGACGCGACGCTCGGCCGCGACGAGCTCGCCTACAGCCTGGTGTCCGACGAGGACGCCGACGCGCCGACAGTCGTGATCGACCCGGCTGACTTCGCCGGGCCGGACGAAATCGAACCTCGCCGCAGGCCGGTGCTGCTGGTCGGCAGTGGGATGGCGGTGGTCGCGATCAGCGCCGTGGTGGCGCTTGAGATCGCACTGGCGATCGGCATCCGCACGACGAACGTGGCGGTGCAGCCCAGTCCCAACCAAAACCTCATCGTGCCAAGCCAACCGGTTCCCGCGCCCCCGCCCGTGCAGGCGTCCGCTCCGAAGCCGAAGTTCAGTCTCCCGGCGCCCGCGGCGGCGCCGATGCCATTGCATCCTGCGTTAGCGGCACCGCTGCCGGCTGCTCCGGCGCCCGCTGCTCCGCCGCCACTGCCCGTGGCTCCTCCCATTGCGCCGGTGGTGCCGGTTCCGGCCGTGGTGCCGATCCCGGCGCCCCAGATCCGCGTGCCTGCCCCGGAGTGGCTGATGACTCCGCCGGTGATCCAGGCGCCACCGCGCGTACTGCCGCCACCTGTAGTGGTGCAGCAGCCGCCACCGGTGCATTTCCCGGAGCCACCGGACTCGGTCCCGCAGTCACCTCCGCATCAAACTCCTCCACAAACTGGCCCGACCAAGCCGAATGGCCCGGGTGGCCATCCTGGTTCGGGTCCCGGTGGTCCCGGCGACGGCATCCCCGGTTCGGGTCCGGGTGGTCCTGGCAGCGGGCATGTTCCGCCGCCTGGTTCGGGTTCGGGTGGCGCCAACGGTGGTGGCCCTGGTGGTCATCCTGGCTCGGGTCCCGGTGGTGGCGGCCACGGTTCGGGCGGCCCCTTCGGGGGCGGACCTAACGGCGGCGGGCCTGGCCACGGCGGCAGTGCTCCGATCGGTGGCGGCCCCGTTGGGGGTGGTCCGATTGGCGGCGGTGGCCACGGTGGTGGACCGATCGGTGGTGGACCGATCGGTGGTGGACCGATCGGTGGAGGTGGCCACGGTGCGGGTGGTCCCTTTGGCGGTGGGCCGTCGGGTGGGCCCATCGGTGGCGGCCCCATTGGTGGCGGGCCGATCGGTGGAGGCAGCCACGGTGGCGGGGGACCGTTCGGCGGAGGCGGCAGGGCGCCAAGCGGGCCTATCGGGGGTGGACCCATCGGCGGAGGCGGCCATTCTGGTGGCGGTCTTGGTGGTGGCGGTTTTGGTGGAGGCGGTGGCCTCGGGGGCGGCGGCTTCGGTGGTGGTCACAGCGGTGGCGCAGGCGGCTTCGGTGGTGGCGGCGGCGGTCACAGTGGTGGTGGCGGCGGACACCATTAG
- the dcd gene encoding dCTP deaminase produces MLLSDRDLRAEISAGRLGIDPFDDTLVQPSSVDVRLDSMFRVFNNTRYTHIDPAKQQDELTSLVEPAAGEPFVLHPGEFVLGSTLEQVALADDLAGRLEGKSSLGRLGLLTHSTAGFIDPGFTGHITLELSNVANLPIILWPGMKIGQLCILRLTSPAEHPYGSSRVGSKYQGQRGPTPSRSYENFIRTT; encoded by the coding sequence GTGCTGCTCTCCGATCGTGACCTCAGGGCCGAAATCTCCGCCGGCCGGTTGGGCATCGACCCGTTCGACGACACCCTCGTCCAGCCCTCGAGCGTTGACGTCCGCCTCGACAGCATGTTCCGGGTGTTCAACAACACCCGCTACACCCACATTGACCCCGCCAAGCAGCAGGACGAGCTGACCAGCCTGGTGGAACCCGCCGCAGGGGAGCCGTTCGTGCTGCACCCGGGCGAGTTCGTGCTGGGCTCGACGCTCGAGCAGGTCGCGTTGGCCGACGACCTCGCCGGGCGTCTGGAAGGCAAGTCGTCGCTGGGCAGGCTGGGCCTGCTCACGCACTCGACCGCGGGCTTCATCGATCCCGGATTCACCGGTCACATCACCCTCGAACTGTCCAACGTCGCCAACCTGCCGATCATCCTGTGGCCCGGCATGAAGATCGGCCAGCTGTGCATCCTGCGACTGACCAGCCCGGCCGAACACCCTTACGGCAGTTCGCGAGTGGGTTCGAAGTACCAGGGGCAGCGCGGCCCGACGCCGTCGCGCTCCTATGAGAACTTCATAAGAACTACATAG
- a CDS encoding DUF7159 family protein has protein sequence MDIVLGVSIAPASVQMVMLQGENADGPTIDENEFAIAAADDSPTVSASDRVIAAIMCTREDAAGAGLELDSIGVACTDQLEAAVLRDALAAHKIENVLLVSAFVAAAALTQSVGGAMGYERTAMLFVEPDTATLAVVETSDGSVDDVRKEQLDTGSAVTAELVELIIGLDELPIPPGGLFVVGSGVDITPIRQGLEDATSLIVNVPEEPETALARGAALASANALASPTAALAYALDPGTGAVDVSALPEYLSITHTELGEDDLAYSAVTDDEADAQTVVMDASDDSEPRARPGLLVGSAVAVAGFSAALALEIALSLGIRTTVGSLPAPIQGIIAPVQQALLPAPEVAAMKMVAPEPLRPPPVAPAPTAPLPAAPPVVVPAPAVAPVAPAMPVPVFVPPIAPAPVPPVQLPDPPASPPVVEAPPHSWPPIYLPRPKSPPHRPPPEQGPPPNSGGGGPTSGSGPVRGNPGTGGPHGGGPGHGAPGSGPTSGGDSPSSGPPAGGGPVTGPGHDAPGSGPNSGGPTGGGPTSGGPTGGGQTPSGGAPTSGGEGPNSSPPAGSAPPAAGAPSGGGPTGGSESPSGGAPSGGGETPSGGGPASGSSSSGGAELGGGSSPSSGGSESGGSSPSSGSSSSGSESSGGSSSSSSSGSESSSGSSSSSSSGSESSSSSSSSSSGSSSTGGH, from the coding sequence ATGGACATCGTGCTCGGAGTTTCGATAGCGCCGGCTTCGGTTCAAATGGTCATGCTGCAAGGCGAAAACGCCGACGGCCCCACGATCGACGAGAACGAGTTCGCGATCGCGGCTGCCGACGACTCGCCCACCGTCAGTGCGTCCGACCGAGTGATCGCCGCCATCATGTGTACCCGTGAGGACGCGGCCGGCGCCGGGCTCGAACTGGACTCGATCGGGGTGGCGTGCACCGACCAGCTAGAAGCGGCAGTGCTGCGCGACGCGCTGGCCGCCCACAAGATTGAGAACGTCTTGCTGGTCTCGGCGTTTGTGGCCGCGGCCGCATTAACCCAATCCGTCGGCGGCGCAATGGGTTACGAGCGCACCGCAATGCTGTTCGTGGAGCCCGACACCGCGACGCTGGCTGTTGTCGAAACCTCCGACGGTTCCGTCGACGATGTCCGCAAAGAACAGTTGGATACCGGGTCCGCGGTCACGGCGGAACTGGTGGAGTTGATCATCGGCCTGGACGAGCTGCCGATACCGCCGGGCGGCCTGTTCGTGGTCGGGTCCGGTGTCGACATCACCCCGATCAGGCAGGGTTTGGAAGACGCGACGTCGCTCATCGTGAACGTGCCGGAGGAACCGGAGACAGCACTTGCCCGAGGCGCGGCCCTGGCGTCCGCGAATGCGCTCGCGTCGCCGACTGCCGCACTGGCCTACGCACTGGACCCCGGCACGGGGGCGGTCGACGTGTCTGCCCTGCCCGAATATTTGAGCATCACCCACACCGAGCTGGGCGAGGACGACCTCGCCTACAGCGCCGTCACCGACGATGAAGCCGATGCCCAAACCGTCGTCATGGACGCTTCGGATGACAGCGAGCCCCGTGCTCGCCCGGGCCTGCTGGTCGGAAGTGCGGTGGCAGTAGCCGGCTTCAGCGCGGCGCTGGCCCTGGAGATCGCCCTGTCGCTCGGCATTCGCACGACGGTCGGTTCGTTGCCCGCCCCGATCCAGGGCATCATCGCCCCCGTCCAGCAGGCACTATTGCCCGCGCCCGAAGTGGCCGCGATGAAGATGGTGGCGCCGGAGCCGCTGCGTCCACCCCCGGTCGCACCGGCTCCGACGGCCCCGCTCCCCGCAGCGCCGCCCGTTGTGGTCCCCGCACCCGCCGTGGCTCCCGTGGCGCCGGCCATGCCCGTTCCCGTATTTGTCCCGCCGATCGCGCCGGCTCCGGTGCCACCGGTTCAGCTGCCCGATCCGCCTGCGAGTCCGCCGGTGGTCGAGGCTCCGCCGCACTCGTGGCCGCCGATTTACCTCCCCCGACCCAAGTCGCCGCCGCACCGGCCACCTCCGGAGCAAGGGCCTCCGCCCAACTCCGGCGGTGGTGGGCCGACTAGCGGCTCGGGCCCGGTCCGCGGCAACCCCGGCACCGGTGGGCCGCACGGCGGCGGCCCCGGCCACGGCGCTCCCGGCAGCGGACCAACCAGCGGCGGTGACAGTCCGAGCAGCGGCCCACCCGCGGGAGGCGGACCCGTTACCGGTCCCGGCCACGACGCTCCCGGCAGCGGACCAAACAGTGGCGGGCCGACCGGAGGCGGACCAACCAGTGGCGGGCCGACCGGAGGCGGTCAAACCCCTAGCGGTGGCGCGCCCACCAGCGGTGGTGAAGGTCCGAACAGCAGCCCGCCTGCGGGCAGTGCACCACCCGCCGCCGGTGCGCCTTCGGGCGGCGGGCCAACCGGCGGTAGTGAAAGCCCGAGCGGCGGCGCGCCGAGCGGCGGCGGCGAAACCCCTAGCGGCGGTGGGCCTGCCAGTGGCAGCTCTAGCAGTGGAGGCGCCGAACTCGGCGGTGGAAGCAGCCCCAGCAGTGGCGGCAGCGAGAGCGGTGGAAGTAGCCCCAGCAGTGGAAGCAGCTCCAGCGGCAGCGAAAGTAGCGGCGGGAGTTCCAGCAGCTCGAGCAGTGGCAGTGAAAGCAGCTCCGGCAGTTCCAGCAGCTCGAGCAGCGGCAGCGAGAGCAGCAGCTCCAGCAGTAGCAGCAGCTCTGGCAGCTCCAGCACTGGCGGCCACTAG
- a CDS encoding mycofactocin-coupled SDR family oxidoreductase translates to MGALDGRVAFITGGARGQGRAHAVTLAAEGADIVAADAPDAMTDLTYPLGTEDDLRETAKLVEALGRRCLPLTLDVRDSAAVGAAIKQTVADMGSLDIVVANAGIVSTGLLEDVSDVIWQQLIDTNLTGAFHTLRAAIPVMRRQQFGRIVVTSSMGGRMGIPELAAYNATKWGVIGLAKSAALEVAKDGVTINVVCPTTTQTPMVQPAGGDDIPDDLVRRMMRANPIPQPWLQPEDVSRGVLYLVTDPGVITGSVLEIGLGGSARIH, encoded by the coding sequence ATGGGTGCTTTGGACGGACGCGTGGCCTTCATCACCGGGGGGGCTCGAGGACAGGGACGCGCACACGCGGTGACGCTAGCGGCCGAGGGAGCCGACATCGTGGCCGCCGATGCCCCCGACGCGATGACGGACCTGACCTACCCCCTGGGCACCGAGGACGACCTACGCGAGACGGCGAAGCTGGTCGAGGCGCTGGGCCGACGATGCCTACCGCTCACCCTCGACGTGCGCGATTCGGCCGCGGTCGGCGCGGCGATCAAGCAGACGGTCGCCGACATGGGCAGCCTCGACATCGTCGTAGCCAACGCCGGAATCGTCAGCACCGGGCTGCTGGAAGACGTCAGCGACGTCATATGGCAACAGCTGATCGACACGAACCTGACCGGCGCATTTCACACCCTGCGGGCCGCCATTCCGGTGATGCGACGCCAGCAGTTCGGACGGATCGTCGTGACCTCCTCGATGGGCGGCCGGATGGGCATCCCCGAGCTCGCCGCCTACAACGCCACCAAGTGGGGTGTCATCGGCCTCGCGAAATCCGCCGCCCTGGAGGTCGCCAAGGACGGCGTGACGATCAATGTCGTCTGCCCGACCACGACCCAAACACCGATGGTGCAACCCGCCGGCGGCGACGACATCCCCGACGATCTGGTGCGCCGGATGATGCGGGCCAACCCGATACCTCAACCCTGGCTGCAACCCGAGGACGTCAGTCGCGGTGTCCTGTACCTGGTCACCGATCCCGGCGTCATCACCGGAAGCGTGCTGGAGATCGGCCTCGGCGGCAGCGCGCGCATCCACTGA
- a CDS encoding alpha/beta fold hydrolase yields the protein MSDPRVRYARNGSVRLAYREFGEGDTTLVWNPGWFSNVDLVDEPTSPVAAFVEQLAESTQLIVWDKRGTGRHTGISRPLWAVSTGEREPDDGRVAVAGTPGD from the coding sequence ATGAGCGACCCCCGGGTCCGCTACGCGCGCAATGGCTCTGTTCGTCTCGCGTATCGCGAGTTCGGAGAGGGCGACACGACGCTCGTGTGGAACCCCGGTTGGTTCAGCAACGTCGACCTCGTCGACGAACCGACAAGTCCAGTCGCGGCCTTCGTCGAACAGCTAGCGGAATCCACCCAATTGATCGTGTGGGACAAACGGGGTACCGGCCGACATACCGGGATTTCGCGACCTCTATGGGCGGTATCAACGGGTGAGCGCGAGCCCGACGATGGCCGCGTGGCTGTGGCAGGCACTCCTGGAGATTGA